Proteins encoded by one window of Marinobacter sp. MDS2:
- the purT gene encoding formate-dependent phosphoribosylglycinamide formyltransferase has protein sequence MTETGDVVRIGTPLTPNATRVLFCGSGELGKEVVIELQRFGVEVIAIDRYANAPAMQVAHRSHVVDMLDGAALRQIVELEKPDLIVPEIEAIATAELVKLEEEGYRVVPTARAVHLTMNREGIRRLAAEELKVPTSPYRFAGTREEYLAAVKEVGMPLVVKPVMSSSGKGQSTVKTESDIESAWEYAQSGGRAGRGRVIVEGFVDFDYEITLLTVKHRDGISFCDPIGHLQEDGDYRESWQPHPMSVKAFERATEIARSVVNDLGGYGIYGVELFVKGDDVWFSEVSPRPHDTGLVTLMSQDLSEFALHARAILGMPVPAIRQKGATASAVILPEGDSTSVSYSGLAEALSEPDTQIRLFGKPELKGRRRMGVALAHGSTIEDARARAVAIVSKVKVEL, from the coding sequence ATGACTGAAACCGGCGATGTCGTGCGTATCGGCACCCCATTAACTCCAAACGCTACGCGCGTTTTGTTTTGTGGCTCAGGAGAGTTGGGTAAAGAGGTTGTTATTGAGCTCCAGCGGTTTGGCGTGGAAGTAATTGCCATCGATCGGTATGCGAACGCGCCGGCCATGCAGGTTGCGCACCGCAGCCATGTTGTGGATATGTTGGATGGCGCAGCGCTAAGGCAAATTGTTGAGCTGGAGAAGCCTGACCTGATCGTGCCCGAAATTGAAGCGATTGCTACCGCAGAGTTGGTGAAGCTGGAGGAAGAGGGCTATCGAGTGGTGCCCACGGCTCGAGCTGTGCACCTAACGATGAATAGGGAAGGTATTCGCCGTTTGGCCGCTGAAGAGTTAAAAGTGCCGACATCGCCATACCGCTTTGCAGGTACTCGCGAGGAATATTTGGCAGCGGTAAAAGAAGTTGGCATGCCCTTGGTGGTTAAGCCCGTAATGAGCTCGTCCGGCAAAGGGCAAAGTACCGTAAAAACCGAAAGTGATATCGAGTCCGCGTGGGAATACGCTCAAAGCGGCGGCAGGGCAGGCCGTGGTCGGGTGATTGTAGAGGGTTTTGTTGATTTCGATTACGAAATTACCCTGTTGACCGTGAAGCACCGCGATGGAATTTCGTTCTGCGATCCTATAGGTCATTTGCAGGAAGATGGTGACTACCGGGAGTCCTGGCAGCCCCATCCGATGTCCGTTAAAGCGTTCGAACGTGCCACCGAAATTGCACGATCGGTTGTGAATGATCTCGGTGGGTACGGCATCTATGGTGTTGAGCTCTTTGTAAAAGGCGATGATGTTTGGTTTTCGGAAGTATCGCCACGCCCCCACGACACCGGTTTGGTCACGCTGATGTCGCAGGACCTGTCAGAGTTTGCCCTGCATGCTAGGGCAATATTGGGTATGCCTGTTCCGGCGATCCGACAAAAAGGGGCGACTGCATCCGCTGTGATCCTTCCGGAAGGTGATTCAACGTCCGTCTCTTATAGTGGGTTGGCTGAGGCGCTTTCTGAGCCGGATACCCAGATTCGGCTGTTTGGTAAGCCAGAGCTTAAAGGAAGAAGGCGTATGGGGGTGGCTCTTGCGCATGGCTCCACAATTGAAGATGCCAGGGCGCGTGCAGTCGCCATCGTGAGTAAAGTTAAGGTGGAGCTCTAG
- a CDS encoding DUF1289 domain-containing protein — MKVGDKVRSPCVSVCALNDDDICIGCQRTGDEILRWSSMTDDERREVLKSVAEREEKFQI; from the coding sequence ATGAAAGTTGGCGATAAAGTGCGGTCACCCTGCGTGTCTGTGTGCGCACTGAATGACGATGACATCTGTATTGGCTGTCAGCGAACCGGCGACGAGATCCTGCGCTGGAGTTCCATGACCGATGACGAACGGCGGGAAGTGCTTAAAAGCGTTGCCGAGCGTGAAGAGAAATTTCAAATCTAA
- a CDS encoding gamma carbonic anhydrase family protein: MFYSLDERTPEYCGGEQFVADNATVIGSVKLMEKSSVWFNVVIRGDNELITIGPETNVQDGSVLHTDPGIPLTLGRGVTVGHKAMLHGCEVGDYSLIGINAVVLNGAKIGKHCLIGANTLIPEGMEIPDGSMVVGSPGKIRRELTDNQKKMLEIGALHYVHNAQRYQAKLKEVDLQR, encoded by the coding sequence ATGTTTTACAGTCTTGATGAGCGTACGCCAGAGTACTGCGGGGGCGAACAGTTTGTCGCCGACAACGCGACCGTTATCGGCAGCGTTAAACTGATGGAAAAGTCCAGTGTTTGGTTCAATGTGGTGATACGGGGTGACAATGAATTGATCACCATTGGCCCCGAGACCAATGTACAAGATGGATCCGTTCTGCATACTGATCCGGGTATTCCTCTCACGCTTGGCCGTGGGGTGACGGTGGGTCATAAGGCAATGCTGCACGGTTGCGAAGTAGGGGATTACTCGCTTATCGGCATTAATGCCGTCGTTTTGAATGGGGCCAAAATTGGCAAGCATTGCCTGATCGGCGCGAACACCCTGATACCGGAAGGGATGGAGATTCCTGATGGTTCGATGGTGGTAGGCTCGCCCGGTAAGATTCGCCGGGAGCTGACCGACAACCAGAAAAAGATGTTGGAGATCGGTGCGCTTCATTACGTGCACAACGCACAGCGCTATCAAGCGAAGCTGAAAGAGGTTGATCTACAGCGATGA